From the genome of Papaver somniferum cultivar HN1 chromosome 2, ASM357369v1, whole genome shotgun sequence, one region includes:
- the LOC113348901 gene encoding uncharacterized protein LOC113348901 isoform X1 gives MSSSSALSRLVNLQRQFEQTKRSENGSSKGDVKISPEVFDALSNGRAVVALESTIISHGMPYPQNLQTAKEVEAIVRENGAVPATIAILDGIPCIGLSNEQLERLASLGTKAQKTARRDIAHIVASGGNGATTVSATIFFASKVGIPVFVTGGIGGVHRHGEQTMDISSDLTELGRSPVAVISAGIKSILDIPRTLEYLETQGVTVASYKTHEFPAFFTETSGCQVPCRVDSPEDCARLIDANLKLGLGSGILIGVPIPKEHAASGRMIESAIQTALKEARDKNVSGNAETPFLLAKVNELTKGASLASNIALVKNNALVGGSIAAALSKLR, from the exons ATGTCATCATCTTCAGCCCTCTCAAGATTGGTTAATCTCCAAAGGCAATTTGAACAAACAAAACGG AGTGAGAATGGTTCTAGTAAAGGGGATGTCAAGATATCACCAGAAGTGTTTGATGCTTTGTCAAATGGCCGTGCTGTTGTAGCTCTCGAATCCACTATAATTTCACATG GAATGCCTTATCCGCAAAACTTACAAACTGCAAAGGAGGTGGAGGCAATTGTAAGGGAGAATGGAGCAGTTCCAGCCACAATTGCTATTTTAGACGGCATACCATGCATAG GTCTTAGCAATGAACAACTAGAGAGGCTTGCAAGTCTTGGCACTAAAGCTCAAAAGACAGCTCGCAGGGACATTGCACATATT GTGGCAAGTGGAGGAAATGGCGCAACAACTGTTTCAGCAACTATCTTCTTTGCGTCTAAG GTTGGGATCCCTGTTTTTGTTACCGGAGGAATTGGAGGGGTGCACAGACATGGTGAACAGA CTATGGATATATCTTCTGATCTGACTGAGCTTGGAAGGTCTCCGGTTGCAGTAATATCTGCCGGTATCAAATCAATATTAGATATTCCAAGAACTTTGGAATATTTG GAAACACAAGGTGTTACAGTTGCGTCTTATAAGACCCATGAGTTCCCAGCATTTTTTACAGAAACAAGTGGCTGCCAG GTGCCGTGTCGTGTAGATTCTCCCGAAGACTGCGCTCGGCTTATAG ATGCCAACCTGAAACTCGGACTTGGATCTGGCATCCTAATTGGTGTTCCAATACCGAAAGAACATGCTGCTTCAGGAAGAATGATAGAATCTGCAATACAAACTGCCCTAAAAGAAGCAAG GGACAAAAATGTGTCTGGAAATGCTGAAACACCTTTTTTGCTCGCAAAAGTGAACGAACTAACTAAAGGTGCCTCACTGGCATCAA
- the LOC113348901 gene encoding uncharacterized protein LOC113348901 isoform X2 produces the protein MPYPQNLQTAKEVEAIVRENGAVPATIAILDGIPCIGLSNEQLERLASLGTKAQKTARRDIAHIVASGGNGATTVSATIFFASKVGIPVFVTGGIGGVHRHGEQTMDISSDLTELGRSPVAVISAGIKSILDIPRTLEYLETQGVTVASYKTHEFPAFFTETSGCQVPCRVDSPEDCARLIDANLKLGLGSGILIGVPIPKEHAASGRMIESAIQTALKEARDKNVSGNAETPFLLAKVNELTKGASLASNIALVKNNALVGGSIAAALSKLR, from the exons ATGCCTTATCCGCAAAACTTACAAACTGCAAAGGAGGTGGAGGCAATTGTAAGGGAGAATGGAGCAGTTCCAGCCACAATTGCTATTTTAGACGGCATACCATGCATAG GTCTTAGCAATGAACAACTAGAGAGGCTTGCAAGTCTTGGCACTAAAGCTCAAAAGACAGCTCGCAGGGACATTGCACATATT GTGGCAAGTGGAGGAAATGGCGCAACAACTGTTTCAGCAACTATCTTCTTTGCGTCTAAG GTTGGGATCCCTGTTTTTGTTACCGGAGGAATTGGAGGGGTGCACAGACATGGTGAACAGA CTATGGATATATCTTCTGATCTGACTGAGCTTGGAAGGTCTCCGGTTGCAGTAATATCTGCCGGTATCAAATCAATATTAGATATTCCAAGAACTTTGGAATATTTG GAAACACAAGGTGTTACAGTTGCGTCTTATAAGACCCATGAGTTCCCAGCATTTTTTACAGAAACAAGTGGCTGCCAG GTGCCGTGTCGTGTAGATTCTCCCGAAGACTGCGCTCGGCTTATAG ATGCCAACCTGAAACTCGGACTTGGATCTGGCATCCTAATTGGTGTTCCAATACCGAAAGAACATGCTGCTTCAGGAAGAATGATAGAATCTGCAATACAAACTGCCCTAAAAGAAGCAAG GGACAAAAATGTGTCTGGAAATGCTGAAACACCTTTTTTGCTCGCAAAAGTGAACGAACTAACTAAAGGTGCCTCACTGGCATCAA